A section of the Mastomys coucha isolate ucsf_1 unplaced genomic scaffold, UCSF_Mcou_1 pScaffold15, whole genome shotgun sequence genome encodes:
- the Hspa5 gene encoding endoplasmic reticulum chaperone BiP, whose translation MKFTVVAAALLLLCVVRAEEEDKKEDVGTVVGIDLGTTYSCVGVFKNGRVEIIANDQGNRITPSYVAFTPEGERLIGDAAKNQLTSNPENTVFDAKRLIGRTWNDPSVQQDIKFLPFKVVEKKTKPYIQVDIGGGQTKTFAPEEISAMVLTKMKETAEAYLGKKVTHAVVTVPAYFNDAQRQATKDAGTIAGLNVMRIINEPTAAAIAYGLDKREGEKNILVFDLGGGTFDVSLLTIDNGVFEVVATNGDTHLGGEDFDQRVMEHFIKLYKKKTGKDVRKDNRAVQKLRREVEKAKRALSSQHQARIEIESFFEGEDFSETLTRAKFEELNMDLFRSTMKPVQKVLEDSDLKKSDIDEIVLVGGSTRIPKIQQLVKEFFNGKEPSRGINPDEAVAYGAAVQAGVLSGDQDTGDLVLLDVCPLTLGIETVGGVMTKLIPRNTVVPTKKSQIFSTASDNQPTVTIKVYEGERPLTKDNHLLGTFDLTGIPPAPRGVPQIEVTFEIDVNGILRVTAEDKGTGNKNKITITNDQNRLTPEEIERMVNDAEKFAEEDKKLKERIDTRNELESYAYSLKNQIGDKEKLGGKLSSEDKETMEKAVEEKIEWLESHQDADIEDFKAKKKELEEIVQPIISKLYGSGAPPPTGEEDTSEKDEL comes from the exons ATGAAGTTCACTGTGGTGGCAGCggcgctgctgctgctgtgcgTGGTGCGGGCCgaggaggaagacaagaaggAGGATGTGGGCACGGTGGTCGGCATCGACTTGGGGACCACCTATTCCTG CGTCGGTGTGTTCAAGAACGGCCGCGTGGAGATCATAGCCAACGATCAGGGCAACCGCATCACGCCGTCGTACGTGGCCTTCACTCCTGAAGGGGAACGTCTGATTGGCGACGCTGCCAAGAACCAGCTCACGTCTAACCCCGAGAACACCGTCTTCGACGCCAAGCGCCTCATCGGACGCACTTGGAATGACCCTTCGGTGCAGCAGGACATCAAGTTCTTGCCATTCAAG GTGgttgaaaagaaaactaaaccatATATTCAAGTTGATATTGGAGGTGGGCAAACCAAGACATTTGCCCCAGAAGAAATTTCTGCCATGGTTCTCACTAAAATGAAGGAAACTGCTGAGGCATATTTGGGAAAGAAG GTTACCCATGCAGTTGTTACTGTACCAGCTTACTTCAATGATGCCCAGCGGCAAGCAACCAAAGATGCTGGCACTATTGCTGGACTGAATGTCATGAGGATCATCAATGAGCC TACAGCAGCTGCTATTGCATATGGGCTggataagagagagggagagaagaacatCCTTGTGTTTGACCTGGGTGGCGGAACCTTCGATGTGTCTCTTCTCACCATTGACAATGGTGTCTTTGAAGTGGTGGCCACTAATGGAGATACTCATCTGGGTGGGGAAGACTTTGACCAGCGGGTCATGGAACACTTCATTAAGctgtacaaaaagaaaactggtAAAGATGTTAGAAAAGACAACAGAGCTGTGCAGAAACTCCGGCGTGAGGTGGAAAAGGCTAAGCGAGCCCTGTCTTCTCAGCATCAAGCAAGGATTGAAATCGAGTCCTTCTTCGAAGGAGAAGACTTCTCAGAGACCCTTACTCGGGCCAAATTTGAAGAGCTGAACATG gACCTCTTCCGCTCTACCATGAAGCCTGTCCAGAAAGTGTTGGAAGACTCTGATCTGAAGAAATCTGATATTGATGAAATTGTTCTGGTTGGTGGATCTACTCGAATTCCAAAGATTCAGCAACTGGTGAAAGAGTTCTTCAATGGCAAGGAGCCATCCCGTGGCATAAACCCAGATGAAGCTGTAGCATATGGCGCCGCTGTCCAGGCTGGTGTCCTCTCTGGTGATCAAGATACAG GTGATCTAGTACTGCTTGATGTGTGTCCCCTTACACTTGGTATTGAAACTGTGGGAGGTGTCATGACAAAACTGATTCCAAGGAACACCGTGGTACCCACCAAGAAGTCTCAGATCTTCTCCACGGCTTCCGATAATCAGCCAACTGTAACAATCAAGGTCTATGAAG GCGAACGACCCCTAACAAAAGACaatcatcttctgggtacattTGATCTGACTGGAATTCCTCCTGCTCCCCGTGGAGTTCCCCAGATTGAAGTTACCTTTGAGATAGATGTTAATGGTATTCTTCGAGTAACAGCTGAAGACAAAGGtacaggaaacaaaaacaaaatcacaattaCCAATGACCAAAACCGCCTGACACCTGAAGAAATTGAGAGGATGGTTAATGATGCTGAGAAGTTTGCTGAGGAAGACAAAAAGCTCAAAGAGCGCATCGACACCAGGAATGAGTTGGAAAGCTATGCTTACTCTCTCAAGAATCAGATTGGAGATAAAGAAAAGCTGGGAGGTAAACTTTCTTCTGAAGATAAAGAAACCATGGAAAAAGCTGTAGAGGAAAAGATTGAATGGCTGGAAAGCCACCAGGATGCAGACATTGAAGACTTTAAAGCTAAAAAGAAGGAACTAGAAGAAATTGTTCAGCCAATTATCAGCAAACTCTATGGAAGtggagcccctcccccaactgGTGAAGAGGATACATCAGAAAAAGATGAGTTGTAG